The sequence AAACAACGGTCATAATCCCGCCTGGCCCTGCGATGAGTGGGGTTGCGAGGGGAAAAACAGCAAGATCGATGGAAGATTCAGGATCAGTTGATGCTGAGTGTTCGTCTTCATTTAAAACCATGCGTAAACCGACAATTAATAACAGTAATCCCCCAGCAATTTTAAAGGCTGGTAAACTAATGTCTAAGGCGCTTAATAAAGTTTGACCGCCAATCATAAAAGCAAATAAAATAATCGCTGAAATGCCAACCCCTAATAAAGCAATTCTCTGGCGACTGACTTGGGGTTCTTTTTGAGTAATGGCAATAAAAACTGGAACTAACCCCACTGGATCAATGACAACAAACAGCGTTGTTGCATCTTGAAGAAAGTGCTGAAACATAAACCCTCTCGATAATAGTTGCTAAGACCGACGATGAAAAAACACAATGTCACAGGGGGCGCGACGGTTGACTCTGCCTTCTATCGTACCTAATAAATAATCCACTGGTTCTGCGCGATCGCAGTTGAGAAAAATTAAATCGACTTTTTCTTCTTCCGCAACTGCTAAAATTTGGGTATGAACTAAACCATAGCGAAGGATAATATTCTCCATTAACGCTTCGGGAAGGTAACGAGCAACAAACTCTTCAAGGGCTTCTCGCACTTTCGCATCTGCTTTTTCTTTAAACTGATCGGGTAGCAAAGGACTCAGAAAATATGAGTCATAATCGGGAAGCACGGTCATCAGTAAAAACTTTCCGTTTAAAGCGCTTGCATACGCGATCGCGCGGTTCAAAAAGTTTAGATTATAGTCAAGCTGATTAACATCAACATACAGTAAAATTTTCAACATTGTCGTGTGTCCAAGTGGTGATCTTCAGTTCTTTTTTAATCAGAAGACCGAACCGATTCTGAAACCAACATTTCAGTTTCATCCAATGTTTCTAATCGAATGCGATCAATGGTTAAATTCATTACGCCTAAAAAGACAGAGATGATAGGACTGAGGAGGTTAAAAAAGCAAAAAGGAAGATAACTCAGCGTAGAAACCCCTAACACCCCAGAATGAAACGCTGCGCCAGAATTCCAGGGAATTAATACAGAAGTGACGGTTCCCGAATCTTCAACCGCACGGGAGAGGTTTTTGGGATGCAATTCTTTTCTGAGATACGCTGCTCGAAACATCCGCGCTGGCACCACGATCGCGATATACTGATCAGAAGCAGTGGCATTGATAAACAAGCAGGTGGCAACAGTTGCACCAATCAACGTTCCCGCACCCCTTGCCCCAGCGAGAATCACATTAGCTAACTTGCGAAGCATCCCACAGGCTTCTAACATGCCGCCAAACACCATCGCACAGATAATCAGCCAGACGGTGTTCAACATACTCGCCATTCCCCCCCTGGAAAAGAGAGAGTCAATGACTTCGTTTCCGGTTTCAATACTAAAGCCACTGGCTGCAACGGTAACCAGTACACCATAAGCCTTCCCTAGAGAAAAGCCACCCTCCATCATGTTCCCTAACAAGTCTTGCTGAAACATGACACCCGCTAAACAGCCTAAAAGCACTCCGCCAATCAAAGCAGGTAAAGCTGGGACTTTCAATGCAACCATTGTTACCACTGCTAAGGGAACAAGCAAGAGCAAGAGATTAATATTAAAGTTATTGATGATTGTACTTTGCACATCCGCGATCGCGTCACTATTCAAGGCACTCCCTTGGTAGAAAAA comes from Halothece sp. PCC 7418 and encodes:
- a CDS encoding MarC family protein gives rise to the protein MFQHFLQDATTLFVVIDPVGLVPVFIAITQKEPQVSRQRIALLGVGISAIILFAFMIGGQTLLSALDISLPAFKIAGGLLLLIVGLRMVLNEDEHSASTDPESSIDLAVFPLATPLIAGPGGIMTVVLLTDNTKFGAIDQAITSLALMTVLIFTYVALLFANLIQKALGRTGVNVITRILGLLVAALATEIILGGIQDYFLTL
- a CDS encoding universal stress protein, which produces MLKILLYVDVNQLDYNLNFLNRAIAYASALNGKFLLMTVLPDYDSYFLSPLLPDQFKEKADAKVREALEEFVARYLPEALMENIILRYGLVHTQILAVAEEEKVDLIFLNCDRAEPVDYLLGTIEGRVNRRAPCDIVFFHRRS
- the nhaC gene encoding Na+/H+ antiporter NhaC — encoded protein: MQEQNNFNQPDPSITLSLIPISVLIALMVFNVVIFKDNATFGPNQLALLIASLVAGMLGVFSLGLSYIYLEKQVIKSIAMAMQSILILLVVGSLISIWIASGIVPLMIYYGLEIINPSVFLAVSCLVSCIVSLCTGSSWSTSGTIGIALIAIGQTLGVPMGMVAGAVISGAYFGDKMSPLSDTTNLAPAMAGTDLFTHIRHMVYTSGPAIVLSLVGFLILGFFYQGSALNSDAIADVQSTIINNFNINLLLLLVPLAVVTMVALKVPALPALIGGVLLGCLAGVMFQQDLLGNMMEGGFSLGKAYGVLVTVAASGFSIETGNEVIDSLFSRGGMASMLNTVWLIICAMVFGGMLEACGMLRKLANVILAGARGAGTLIGATVATCLFINATASDQYIAIVVPARMFRAAYLRKELHPKNLSRAVEDSGTVTSVLIPWNSGAAFHSGVLGVSTLSYLPFCFFNLLSPIISVFLGVMNLTIDRIRLETLDETEMLVSESVRSSD